One Planctomycetota bacterium DNA window includes the following coding sequences:
- a CDS encoding NUDIX domain-containing protein has translation MATDSKQYPRKPKSTESGVSRERSAGVIVHTNDDPPAFLLLDYGRYWDYPKGHLEAGEDDLTAARRELFEETGIEAIELDPDWSREIRYFFRKKNKLINKTVRFFLGKVESREVRISHEHSGYGWLGLNEALDKVGHGNAKALLRDAAEHLNLLASDPASDAK, from the coding sequence ATGGCGACCGATTCGAAGCAGTATCCTCGTAAGCCAAAATCCACCGAAAGCGGCGTATCCCGCGAACGCAGCGCCGGCGTCATCGTCCACACCAACGACGACCCGCCGGCGTTTCTCTTGCTCGATTACGGACGGTATTGGGATTACCCCAAGGGGCACCTCGAAGCGGGCGAAGATGACCTCACCGCTGCCCGGCGTGAATTGTTTGAAGAGACCGGTATCGAGGCGATCGAACTCGATCCGGATTGGTCCCGTGAGATTCGATACTTTTTTCGAAAGAAGAACAAGCTCATCAACAAGACGGTGCGTTTCTTTCTCGGAAAGGTCGAGAGCCGAGAGGTGCGGATCAGCCACGAACACAGCGGCTATGGCTGGCTCGGGCTTAACGAAGCGCTCGACAAGGTCGGTCACGGCAATGCCAAGGCGTTACTTCGAGACGCGGCGGAGCATCTCAATTTGCTCGCATCCGATCCAGCGTCGGACGCGAAGTAG
- a CDS encoding DUF1328 family protein: MIYLGIVLLIIAIVAYALGAKGIAGMTASVGKLLLIIGVLLAIVAIVFGSIG; encoded by the coding sequence ATGATCTACCTCGGCATCGTTCTGCTCATTATCGCCATTGTCGCCTACGCGCTCGGTGCGAAAGGGATTGCGGGAATGACAGCTAGCGTCGGCAAACTTCTGCTGATCATTGGCGTTCTGCTAGCCATCGTCGCGATCGTCTTCGGCTCCATCGGGTGA